A region from the Sandaracinus amylolyticus genome encodes:
- a CDS encoding UDP-glucose dehydrogenase family protein, which translates to MKVCMVGTGYVGLVSGAGFAETGATVVCADIDATKIAKLRAGEMPIFEPGLDELVARNVAEGRLAFSDDVPTSIANAQVIFIGVGTPMRPDGGADLSAVDAVALAVAQHATRECVLVCKSTVPVGTNVRVKRLVREAPHAVHVVSNPEFLKEGDAVNDFLRPDRIVVGVDPEDQFARDVMARLYHPLCLDRDRIVWMDPASAELTKYVANTMLAMRISFMNEIAALCEKVGADVHQVRLGVGTDARIGPKFLYAGPGYGGSCFPKDVNALVHTGREHGLELDLAVATELVNQRQKGVLFRKLRHHFEGDVRGRRVALWGIAFKPRTDDIRDSAALTLIDALLADGAHVVAHDPEGLDNARARYGDRVELATDPYAAAKDAEALVLVTEWGQYRNPDFERLRTTMRRPLLLDGRNIWSTYQLGQMGFTYEGIGVRAG; encoded by the coding sequence ATGAAGGTCTGCATGGTCGGCACGGGTTACGTCGGCCTCGTCAGCGGCGCGGGGTTCGCCGAGACGGGCGCGACGGTCGTGTGCGCCGACATCGATGCGACGAAGATCGCGAAGCTCCGCGCCGGTGAGATGCCGATCTTCGAGCCGGGCCTCGACGAGCTCGTCGCGCGCAACGTCGCCGAGGGCCGTCTCGCGTTCTCCGACGACGTGCCGACGTCGATCGCGAACGCCCAGGTGATCTTCATCGGTGTCGGCACGCCGATGCGCCCCGACGGCGGCGCGGATCTGAGCGCGGTCGACGCGGTCGCGCTCGCGGTCGCACAGCACGCCACGCGCGAGTGCGTGCTCGTCTGCAAGAGCACCGTGCCCGTCGGAACGAACGTGCGCGTGAAGCGCCTCGTGCGTGAAGCGCCGCACGCGGTGCACGTCGTGTCGAACCCCGAGTTCCTCAAGGAAGGCGACGCGGTCAACGACTTCCTGCGGCCCGATCGCATCGTCGTGGGCGTCGACCCCGAGGATCAGTTCGCGCGCGATGTGATGGCGCGCCTCTATCACCCGCTGTGTCTCGATCGCGATCGCATCGTGTGGATGGATCCCGCGAGCGCCGAGCTGACGAAGTACGTCGCGAACACGATGCTCGCGATGCGCATCTCGTTCATGAACGAGATCGCCGCGCTCTGCGAGAAGGTCGGCGCGGACGTGCACCAGGTGCGCCTCGGCGTCGGCACCGACGCGCGCATCGGGCCCAAGTTCCTCTACGCGGGCCCGGGGTACGGCGGCTCGTGCTTCCCGAAGGACGTGAACGCGCTGGTGCACACCGGGCGCGAGCACGGGCTCGAGCTCGATCTCGCGGTCGCGACGGAGCTCGTGAACCAGCGCCAGAAGGGCGTGCTCTTCCGCAAGCTGCGGCACCACTTCGAAGGCGACGTGCGAGGGCGTCGCGTCGCGCTGTGGGGCATCGCGTTCAAGCCGCGCACCGACGACATCCGGGACAGCGCCGCGCTCACGCTGATCGACGCGCTGCTCGCCGACGGCGCGCACGTCGTCGCGCACGATCCCGAGGGCCTCGACAACGCGCGCGCTCGCTACGGCGATCGCGTCGAGCTCGCGACCGATCCGTACGCGGCCGCGAAAGACGCCGAGGCGCTCGTGCTGGTCACGGAGTGGGGCCAGTATCGCAACCCCGACTTCGAGCGCCTGCGCACCACCATGCGCCGGCCTCTGCTCCTCGACGGGCGCAACATCTGGTCGACGTACCAGCTCGGCCAGATGGGCTTCACTTACGAGGGGATCGGCGTCCGCGCCGGCTGA
- a CDS encoding NAD-dependent epimerase: protein MTKYLVTGAAGFIGFHTSLRLLERGDEVVGLDNVNDYYDPTLKEARLARLEGRPGFRFVRGDIADRELVPALFAKERFDVVINLAAQAGVRYSLVNPHAYVDANVVGFVNILEGCRHHGVKHLAYASSSSVYGANTEMPFSVHQNVDHPLSLYAATKKANELMAHTYSHLYGLPTTGLRFFTVYGPWGRPDMALFLFTKAILEGRPIDVFNHGRMRRDFTYVDDIVEGVVRIADRTAQRNPEWSGARPDPGSSAAPWRVYNIGNHEPVELMKLIEVLEEKLGKKAEKRFLDMQPGDVPATYADVEDLERDVEFKPATTIEVGISRFVDWYREFYRA, encoded by the coding sequence GTGACCAAGTACCTCGTCACCGGCGCTGCGGGGTTCATCGGGTTCCACACGTCGTTGCGGTTGCTCGAGCGCGGCGACGAGGTCGTCGGGCTCGACAACGTCAACGACTACTACGACCCGACGCTCAAGGAAGCGCGCCTCGCGCGCCTCGAAGGGCGACCCGGGTTTCGCTTCGTCCGCGGGGACATCGCGGATCGCGAGCTCGTGCCCGCGCTCTTCGCGAAGGAGCGCTTCGACGTCGTCATCAACCTCGCGGCGCAGGCGGGCGTGCGGTACTCGCTCGTCAACCCGCACGCGTACGTCGACGCGAACGTCGTCGGGTTCGTGAACATCCTCGAGGGCTGCCGTCATCACGGCGTGAAGCACCTCGCGTATGCGTCGTCGAGCTCGGTCTACGGCGCGAACACCGAGATGCCGTTCTCGGTGCACCAGAACGTCGATCACCCGCTGAGCCTCTACGCCGCGACGAAGAAGGCGAACGAGCTCATGGCCCACACGTACAGCCATCTGTACGGGCTGCCGACGACGGGTCTGCGCTTCTTCACGGTCTACGGCCCGTGGGGTCGCCCGGACATGGCGCTCTTCCTCTTCACGAAGGCGATCCTCGAGGGGCGTCCGATCGACGTGTTCAACCACGGGCGCATGCGCCGCGACTTCACGTACGTCGACGACATCGTCGAGGGCGTGGTGCGCATCGCGGATCGCACCGCGCAGCGCAACCCCGAGTGGTCGGGCGCGCGGCCCGATCCCGGATCGAGCGCAGCGCCGTGGCGCGTCTACAACATCGGCAACCACGAGCCGGTCGAGCTCATGAAGCTGATCGAGGTGCTCGAGGAGAAGCTCGGCAAGAAGGCCGAAAAGCGCTTCCTCGACATGCAGCCCGGCGACGTGCCCGCGACGTACGCGGACGTCGAGGACCTCGAGCGCGACGTGGAGTTCAAGCCCGCGACGACCATCGAGGTGGGGATCTCGAGGTTCGTCGACTGGTACCGCGAGTTCTATCGCGCCTGA
- a CDS encoding SDR family NAD(P)-dependent oxidoreductase produces MKDKTVLVTGAAGTIGSALCARLAPHAKAVRAFDHAESELFFLHQRLHGRGHVAPQLGDIRDLDRLRFAMSGVDVVFHTAALKHVGLGEYNPFEVVQSNLVGLDNVLRAALDANVERVIFTSSDKAVNPTNVMGASKMMGERLVTAANQIRGPRRTRFASVRFGNVIGSRGSVLPIFASQLLGQEPLTLTDDAMTRYVMTIEEAAELVLQAGARMKGGEVFVTKMRALRIADLAHAMAELLAGGRCEIVRTGARTGEKLYEELLSADERPRALELDALLVILPPPDTRYVDRPELSDFPDGRPVDREWHSGNDRLMTRDDIVAYLRETRVLDPFAPRS; encoded by the coding sequence GTGAAAGACAAGACCGTCCTCGTCACCGGCGCCGCCGGGACCATCGGCTCGGCCCTCTGCGCCCGGCTCGCTCCTCACGCCAAGGCGGTGCGCGCCTTCGATCACGCGGAGAGCGAGCTCTTCTTCCTCCACCAGCGGCTGCACGGTCGCGGTCACGTCGCGCCGCAGCTCGGCGACATCCGCGACCTCGATCGGCTGCGCTTCGCGATGAGCGGCGTGGACGTGGTGTTCCACACCGCCGCGCTCAAGCACGTGGGCTTGGGCGAGTACAACCCGTTCGAGGTCGTGCAGTCGAACCTCGTCGGGCTCGACAACGTGCTCCGCGCCGCCCTCGACGCGAACGTCGAGCGCGTGATCTTCACGTCGTCGGACAAGGCCGTGAACCCCACGAACGTGATGGGGGCCTCGAAGATGATGGGCGAGCGGCTCGTCACCGCCGCCAACCAGATCCGCGGCCCGCGCCGCACGCGCTTCGCGTCGGTGCGGTTCGGTAACGTGATCGGGTCGCGCGGATCGGTCCTGCCGATCTTCGCGAGCCAGCTCCTCGGGCAGGAGCCGCTCACGCTCACCGACGACGCGATGACGCGCTACGTGATGACGATCGAGGAAGCCGCGGAGCTCGTGCTCCAGGCGGGTGCGCGGATGAAGGGCGGCGAGGTCTTCGTCACCAAGATGCGCGCGCTGCGGATCGCGGATCTCGCGCACGCGATGGCGGAGCTGCTCGCGGGCGGTCGCTGCGAGATCGTTCGCACCGGCGCGCGCACCGGCGAGAAGCTGTACGAAGAGCTCCTCTCCGCCGACGAGCGCCCGCGCGCCCTGGAGCTCGACGCGCTGCTCGTGATCCTGCCGCCGCCGGACACGCGCTACGTCGACCGCCCGGAGCTGAGCGACTTCCCCGACGGTCGTCCCGTCGATCGCGAGTGGCACTCGGGGAACGACCGGTTGATGACGCGCGACGACATCGTCGCGTACTTGCGCGAGACCCGAGTGCTCGATCCGTTCGCGCCGAGGAGCTGA
- a CDS encoding response regulator → MTNGDREPAPLAWKTVMLVENDEPLRALGVQILQLAGAEVIACDGAEQARVVLADAVPDYVITDVELPDDGGRALARELRAQPDLQGVFVVALAPPSLSRASLDETFDAVIEKPSGYEHVVTTLGSLVLPDDAAPRRVRARVADRVFLRDGGDSLGLVQLVRDEGFVAHVERLGPTFVPADAVAARHEGKVLLDLSRLDDELRAGLLATDQAR, encoded by the coding sequence ATGACGAACGGCGATCGAGAGCCAGCCCCGCTGGCGTGGAAGACGGTGATGCTCGTCGAGAACGACGAGCCGCTCCGCGCGCTCGGCGTGCAGATCCTCCAGCTCGCGGGCGCCGAGGTGATCGCGTGCGATGGCGCGGAGCAGGCGAGGGTGGTGCTCGCCGACGCGGTGCCGGACTACGTGATCACCGACGTCGAGCTCCCGGACGACGGCGGACGTGCGCTCGCTCGCGAGCTGCGCGCGCAGCCGGATCTCCAAGGCGTGTTCGTGGTGGCGCTCGCGCCGCCCTCGCTCTCGCGCGCGTCCCTCGACGAGACCTTCGACGCGGTGATCGAGAAGCCGAGCGGGTACGAGCACGTGGTGACGACGCTGGGCTCGCTGGTCCTGCCCGACGACGCCGCGCCGAGGCGCGTGCGCGCGCGGGTCGCCGACCGTGTCTTCCTGCGCGACGGCGGCGACTCGCTCGGGCTCGTGCAGCTCGTGCGCGACGAGGGCTTCGTCGCGCACGTCGAGCGCCTCGGACCGACGTTCGTCCCGGCGGACGCGGTGGCCGCGCGCCACGAAGGAAAGGTCCTGCTCGACCTGTCGCGGCTCGACGACGAGCTGCGGGCGGGGCTGCTCGCCACCGATCAGGCGCGATAG
- a CDS encoding ATP-binding cassette domain-containing protein — MSIGTTFATLRRLGGARGEWARAGALGALGAAAEIGLALAFAGLARGASEDAASIAELWTIALALGVAAAARACVGIAIHHLTGTSAIEASRALRRVGLDVALRADARGLEPATDVLSRWVERVPRAAQARQASVGLVAWSVQAVCLGALVIAKAPSVGLAMIGVLAASGAIAAVLARRVRRIARGLAPAQRRIAATLERATRRAWEIRALRTVSIERARLAREVDAHADEQRRVAAASALASASPLLPALLAIGVLASLGLVSGVALPDLVAMLYALVRLASSLTAAGHAIGALSAAGPALEEIAREVPLETAGATPSHRASSPPCALSLESVRVEIGERVVLRDVSLQVAPGQVVALVGPSGIGKTTLLRTLLGVIEPSQGRVSIDGAAPALWAGRGGRLGLVTAEPLLFAGTLRENVAYGSSDIADDALLDALARARASSVVTRGLDRVLGEGGEGLSSGERQRVALARALAAEPSLLVLDEPTSALDVALEREIAALLRESSGRCTVLVATHRAALLGACDRIVEVVPGDDGATLDERGREATSA, encoded by the coding sequence GTGAGCATCGGAACGACGTTCGCGACGCTGCGACGGCTCGGTGGGGCGCGTGGCGAATGGGCGCGCGCTGGCGCGCTCGGCGCGCTCGGCGCCGCGGCGGAGATCGGGCTCGCGCTGGCATTCGCCGGGCTCGCGCGGGGCGCCTCGGAGGACGCAGCGTCGATCGCCGAGCTCTGGACGATCGCGCTCGCGCTCGGTGTGGCGGCGGCGGCGAGAGCCTGCGTGGGGATCGCGATCCACCACCTCACCGGGACGAGCGCGATCGAGGCGTCGCGCGCGCTGCGACGAGTGGGCCTGGACGTGGCGTTGCGTGCCGATGCTCGCGGTCTCGAGCCCGCGACCGACGTGCTCTCGCGATGGGTCGAGCGCGTGCCTCGCGCGGCACAGGCACGGCAGGCATCCGTTGGGTTGGTCGCGTGGTCGGTCCAAGCCGTGTGTCTCGGTGCGCTCGTCATCGCGAAGGCACCGTCGGTCGGGCTCGCGATGATCGGCGTCCTCGCGGCGAGTGGGGCGATCGCGGCGGTGCTCGCGCGCCGCGTGCGCCGCATCGCGCGCGGGCTCGCGCCGGCGCAGCGCCGCATCGCGGCGACGCTCGAGCGCGCGACGCGACGCGCGTGGGAGATCCGGGCGCTCAGGACCGTATCGATCGAGCGCGCGCGGCTCGCACGCGAAGTCGACGCGCACGCGGACGAACAGCGGCGCGTGGCGGCAGCGAGCGCGCTCGCCAGCGCGTCGCCGCTGCTGCCGGCGCTCTTGGCGATCGGCGTGCTCGCCAGCCTCGGGCTCGTGTCGGGTGTCGCGCTGCCGGACCTCGTCGCGATGCTGTATGCGCTCGTGCGGCTCGCGTCGTCGCTGACCGCCGCCGGCCACGCGATCGGCGCGTTGTCCGCGGCGGGCCCGGCGCTGGAGGAGATCGCTCGCGAGGTGCCGCTCGAGACGGCGGGAGCCACACCGTCGCACCGAGCGAGCAGCCCGCCGTGCGCGCTCTCGCTGGAGTCCGTACGGGTCGAGATCGGCGAACGTGTGGTGCTGCGCGACGTCAGCCTCCAGGTCGCGCCTGGACAGGTCGTCGCGCTCGTCGGCCCGAGCGGCATCGGCAAGACGACGCTGCTGCGCACGTTGCTCGGTGTGATCGAGCCCTCGCAAGGGCGGGTGTCCATCGATGGTGCGGCGCCCGCGCTGTGGGCTGGCCGCGGCGGACGACTCGGGCTCGTCACCGCCGAGCCGCTGCTGTTCGCTGGGACCCTCCGCGAGAACGTCGCGTACGGAAGCTCGGACATCGCAGACGACGCGCTGCTCGACGCGCTCGCACGCGCCCGAGCGTCGAGCGTCGTCACGCGGGGCCTCGACCGCGTGCTCGGCGAGGGAGGGGAGGGGCTCTCGAGCGGTGAACGTCAGCGCGTCGCGCTCGCTCGCGCGCTCGCCGCCGAGCCGAGCTTGCTCGTGCTCGACGAGCCGACGTCGGCGCTCGACGTCGCGCTCGAGCGTGAGATCGCGGCGTTGCTGCGCGAGTCTTCCGGTCGATGCACGGTGCTGGTCGCGACGCATCGCGCAGCGCTCCTGGGCGCGTGCGATCGCATCGTCGAAGTCGTTCCCGGCGATGATGGAGCGACGCTGGACGAGCGCGGCCGCGAGGCGACGAGCGCATGA
- a CDS encoding UDP-glucuronic acid decarboxylase family protein: protein MTKRALVTGGAGFVGSHLCDRLLELGHEVVALDNFYTGTRDNLTHLRSHARFSLVEQDVIEPLPALGGRFDWVFNLACPASPPHYQRDPIFTTKTSFLGTLHGLERASADGARFFQASTSEVYGDPEVHPQPETYRGSVNTLGPRACYDEGKRVAESLCMDFHRTRGLEVRIVRIFNTYGPRMDPNDGRVVSNFIVQALRGEPLTVYGEGKQTRSFCFVSDLIDGFLLLMQHPDTTGPVNIGNDGEFTMLELAELVRELTGSRSPIVHRPLPADDPTQRRPDLTVARERLGFRHRVPLREGLARTIEYFARHTSEPQRSEASA, encoded by the coding sequence ATGACCAAGCGCGCCCTCGTCACCGGCGGAGCCGGGTTCGTCGGGTCGCACCTCTGTGACCGACTCCTCGAGCTCGGTCACGAGGTCGTCGCCCTCGACAACTTCTACACCGGCACCCGCGACAACCTCACGCATCTCCGGTCGCACGCGCGCTTCTCGCTCGTCGAGCAGGACGTGATCGAGCCGCTGCCCGCGCTCGGCGGTCGCTTCGACTGGGTGTTCAACCTCGCCTGCCCGGCGTCCCCGCCGCACTACCAGCGCGATCCGATCTTCACGACGAAGACGAGCTTCCTCGGGACGCTCCACGGTCTCGAGCGCGCGAGCGCGGACGGCGCGCGCTTCTTCCAGGCCTCGACGTCCGAGGTCTACGGTGACCCCGAGGTGCACCCGCAGCCCGAGACCTACCGCGGCTCGGTCAACACGCTGGGACCGCGCGCCTGCTACGACGAGGGCAAGCGCGTCGCGGAGTCGCTCTGCATGGACTTCCATCGCACGCGCGGCCTCGAGGTGCGCATCGTGCGCATCTTCAACACGTACGGCCCGCGCATGGATCCGAATGACGGGCGCGTCGTGAGCAACTTCATCGTGCAGGCGCTGCGAGGCGAGCCGCTCACGGTCTACGGCGAGGGCAAGCAGACGCGCAGCTTCTGCTTCGTCAGCGATCTGATCGACGGCTTCCTCCTCTTGATGCAGCACCCCGACACGACGGGTCCCGTCAACATCGGCAACGACGGCGAGTTCACGATGCTCGAGCTCGCCGAGCTCGTCCGCGAGCTCACCGGCAGCCGATCGCCGATCGTCCATCGCCCGCTGCCCGCGGACGATCCGACGCAGCGCCGTCCGGATCTCACGGTCGCGCGCGAGCGCCTCGGGTTCCGTCATCGCGTGCCGCTTCGCGAAGGGCTCGCGCGCACCATCGAGTACTTCGCGCGGCACACCAGCGAGCCGCAGCGATCGGAGGCTTCGGCATGA
- the pseC gene encoding UDP-4-amino-4,6-dideoxy-N-acetyl-beta-L-altrosamine transaminase, which produces MSQRLLPYGRQLIDDDDVAAVVETLRGDWLTQGPTVARFEEAVAELAGARYAVAVASGTAALHLACLAAGVRAGVGGVTSDITFVASANAIRYAGGPPRLADVDPDTALVRVDSMRAAADDLARAGHPARVLIPVDFSGTVADLPGVRALADELGAIVIEDAAHSLGASYEHGGRVHRAGSGSHAHMAIFSFHPVKHVTTCEGGAIVTNDEGAYRELLELRTHGITKDPARLTRNEGPWYYEQRTLGYHYRITDVQCALGLSQMRKAARFVERRRELAARYDRALAPLADRIVPLRVRAGATSSYHLYVARLVARDGETLESVAARRLALYSALREAAILPQVHYIPVHRQPDFVANGLSGGSFDGAERYYAGCLSLPLFPAMEDADVDRVADVIAAALAR; this is translated from the coding sequence GTGAGCCAGCGGCTTCTTCCCTACGGTCGGCAGCTGATCGACGACGATGACGTCGCGGCAGTCGTCGAGACGCTTCGCGGCGATTGGCTCACGCAGGGACCGACCGTCGCTCGCTTCGAAGAGGCAGTCGCGGAGCTGGCGGGCGCGCGGTACGCCGTCGCGGTCGCGTCGGGCACGGCGGCGCTCCACCTCGCATGTCTCGCCGCCGGCGTGCGGGCGGGCGTGGGCGGCGTGACGTCGGACATCACGTTCGTCGCCTCCGCGAACGCGATTCGGTACGCTGGCGGACCACCTCGCCTGGCCGATGTCGATCCCGACACCGCGCTCGTGCGAGTGGACTCGATGCGCGCCGCCGCGGACGACCTCGCGCGGGCGGGCCACCCCGCGCGCGTGCTGATCCCGGTGGATTTCTCGGGCACGGTCGCCGATCTGCCGGGGGTGCGAGCGCTCGCGGACGAGCTCGGCGCGATCGTGATCGAGGATGCCGCGCACTCGCTCGGCGCGAGCTACGAGCACGGAGGTCGCGTGCATCGCGCGGGCAGCGGATCGCACGCGCACATGGCGATCTTCTCGTTCCATCCCGTCAAGCACGTGACGACGTGCGAGGGTGGCGCGATCGTCACGAACGACGAGGGCGCGTACCGCGAGCTCCTCGAGCTGCGCACTCACGGGATCACGAAGGATCCTGCGCGCCTCACGCGCAACGAGGGGCCCTGGTACTACGAGCAGCGAACGCTCGGCTATCACTACCGCATCACCGACGTCCAGTGCGCGCTCGGCCTCTCGCAGATGCGCAAGGCCGCGCGCTTCGTCGAGCGACGTCGGGAGCTCGCGGCGCGCTACGACAGGGCTCTCGCCCCGCTCGCGGATCGCATCGTGCCACTCCGCGTTCGCGCCGGGGCGACGTCGTCGTACCACCTGTACGTGGCACGGCTGGTCGCGCGAGACGGAGAGACGCTCGAGTCGGTCGCGGCACGCCGACTCGCGCTGTACAGCGCGCTGCGAGAGGCCGCGATCCTCCCGCAGGTCCACTACATCCCGGTCCACCGCCAACCCGACTTCGTCGCGAACGGGCTCTCCGGCGGGTCGTTCGACGGGGCGGAGCGCTACTACGCCGGGTGCCTGAGCCTGCCGCTCTTTCCGGCGATGGAAGACGCCGACGTCGATCGCGTCGCGGACGTGATCGCGGCCGCGCTCGCTCGATGA
- a CDS encoding dTDP-glucose 4,6-dehydratase — MRCLITGGAGFIGRWVVQRLLDDGHEVLALDDLSNGRRENLREFEGRSGFAGLVHGDLADPETLARVFQRGPWDLVLHLGASIHVQKSIDDPYPTFRNDVEGTFRVLEACRREYFARNGLDVDARQFDFDRDVPRLRDRRPRVVVMSTCMVYATSSMPIVETHPFRPASPYAASKIASDHLALSYFHAYRLPVTVVRPFNTYGPFQKSNGEGGVVSIFLQRDLAGKPLLVKGTGEQTRDLLYVEDCADFVVRAATSDAAEGQVINAGTGRDIAVRDLAELCRTGSNVVERVPHDHPQAEIMRLCTDASKAKQLLGWEPTTSLEEGLRRTRAWLDSNRWAW, encoded by the coding sequence ATGCGCTGTCTGATCACGGGAGGAGCGGGTTTCATCGGGCGCTGGGTGGTGCAGCGCCTGCTCGACGACGGGCACGAGGTGCTCGCGCTCGACGACCTGAGCAACGGCCGCCGCGAGAACTTGCGGGAGTTCGAGGGGCGCTCGGGATTCGCGGGTCTGGTCCACGGTGATCTCGCCGATCCCGAGACCCTGGCCCGGGTGTTCCAGCGCGGGCCGTGGGACCTCGTGCTGCACCTCGGCGCGTCGATCCACGTGCAGAAGTCGATCGACGACCCCTACCCGACGTTCCGCAACGACGTCGAGGGGACGTTCCGCGTGCTCGAGGCGTGTCGCCGCGAGTACTTCGCGCGGAACGGGCTCGACGTCGATGCGCGACAGTTCGACTTCGATCGCGACGTGCCGCGCCTGCGTGATCGGCGTCCGCGCGTCGTCGTGATGTCGACGTGCATGGTGTACGCGACCTCGTCCATGCCCATCGTCGAGACGCATCCGTTCCGACCGGCGTCGCCGTACGCAGCGTCGAAGATCGCGTCGGATCACCTCGCGCTGTCGTACTTCCACGCGTACCGGCTGCCGGTCACCGTCGTCCGCCCGTTCAACACGTACGGACCGTTCCAGAAGAGCAACGGCGAGGGCGGCGTCGTGTCGATCTTCTTGCAGCGCGATCTCGCCGGGAAGCCGCTGCTCGTGAAGGGCACGGGCGAGCAGACGCGCGACCTCTTGTACGTCGAGGACTGTGCCGACTTCGTCGTGCGCGCCGCGACGAGCGACGCGGCCGAAGGCCAGGTGATCAACGCGGGCACGGGCCGCGACATCGCAGTCCGCGACCTCGCGGAGCTCTGCCGGACGGGCTCGAACGTCGTCGAGCGGGTGCCGCACGATCACCCGCAAGCCGAGATCATGCGGCTCTGCACAGACGCGTCGAAGGCGAAGCAGCTTCTCGGATGGGAGCCGACGACGAGCCTCGAAGAGGGCCTGCGCCGCACGCGCGCGTGGCTCGACTCCAACCGCTGGGCGTGGTGA
- a CDS encoding nucleotide sugar dehydrogenase, producing MKSNEKIVVVGLGYVGLPVALAFARQFEGVVGFDISQRRIDELVKGIDRTNEVDPAELKRSTIRFTADPATITDGTFFVVTVPTPIDENRQPDLTPVVKASESVGKLLKPGAIVVYESTVYPGVTEDICAPILQRVSGLSRDQFRLGYSPERINPGDKQHTLETTTKVVSGEDAETLERVAKAYEAIIPAGVHRAPSIKVAEAAKVIENTQRDLNIALMNELALIFDRLGIRTRDVLEAAGTKWNFLKFQPGLVGGHCIGVDPYYLTSKAQSVGYHPEVILAGRRINDGMGAYIAQRTVKLLIGAGVAVKGAKVGILGLTFKENVPDLRNSRVPDIIAELKQFGVEPLIHDPRAEAEEAQHEYGLELSSLEKFRDLDVLILAVAHREYLELSGPAISRHVRDGGIVVDVKSALDASKLPRGLTYWCL from the coding sequence ATGAAGAGCAACGAGAAGATCGTCGTCGTCGGCCTCGGCTACGTGGGCCTGCCGGTCGCGCTCGCGTTCGCCCGACAGTTCGAGGGCGTCGTCGGGTTCGACATCAGCCAGCGCCGCATCGACGAGCTGGTGAAGGGCATCGATCGCACGAACGAGGTCGATCCCGCGGAGCTCAAGCGCTCCACGATCCGCTTCACCGCGGACCCCGCGACGATCACCGACGGCACGTTCTTCGTCGTCACCGTTCCCACGCCGATCGACGAGAACCGTCAGCCCGATCTCACGCCGGTCGTGAAGGCGTCGGAGAGCGTCGGGAAGCTGCTCAAGCCGGGCGCGATCGTCGTCTACGAGTCGACGGTGTACCCCGGGGTCACCGAGGACATCTGCGCGCCGATCCTGCAGCGCGTCTCGGGCCTCTCGCGCGATCAGTTCCGGCTCGGCTATTCGCCCGAGCGCATCAACCCGGGCGACAAGCAGCACACGCTCGAGACGACGACGAAGGTCGTGTCGGGCGAGGACGCGGAGACGCTCGAGCGCGTCGCGAAGGCGTACGAGGCGATCATCCCGGCGGGCGTTCACCGCGCGCCGTCGATCAAGGTCGCGGAGGCCGCGAAGGTCATCGAGAACACGCAGCGCGATCTCAACATCGCGTTGATGAACGAGCTCGCGCTCATCTTCGATCGGCTCGGCATCCGGACGCGCGACGTGCTCGAGGCGGCGGGCACGAAGTGGAACTTCCTCAAGTTCCAGCCCGGTCTCGTCGGCGGTCACTGCATCGGCGTCGATCCGTACTACCTGACGTCGAAGGCGCAGTCGGTCGGCTACCACCCCGAGGTCATCCTCGCGGGCCGTCGCATCAACGACGGCATGGGCGCGTACATCGCGCAGCGCACCGTGAAGCTCCTGATCGGCGCGGGCGTCGCGGTGAAGGGCGCGAAGGTCGGCATCCTCGGCCTCACGTTCAAGGAGAACGTCCCCGATCTCCGCAACAGCCGCGTGCCCGACATCATCGCGGAGCTGAAGCAGTTCGGCGTCGAGCCGCTGATCCACGATCCGCGCGCCGAAGCGGAAGAGGCGCAGCACGAGTACGGTCTCGAGCTCTCGTCGCTCGAGAAGTTCCGCGACCTCGACGTGCTCATCCTCGCGGTGGCGCACCGCGAGTACCTCGAGCTCTCGGGCCCCGCGATCTCGCGTCACGTGCGCGACGGCGGCATCGTCGTCGACGTGAAGAGCGCGCTCGACGCGAGCAAGCTGCCCCGCGGTCTCACGTACTGGTGCCTGTGA